The Corvus moneduloides isolate bCorMon1 chromosome 25, bCorMon1.pri, whole genome shotgun sequence genome includes a window with the following:
- the MCAM gene encoding cell surface glycoprotein MUC18 isoform X1, which yields MAGGRWPAGLALGWGCCLLLCCAAASKLEISMPAVVEVEIGGTARIECNFYIPENASYTYIDWFYMDRSNRQVRLYHVTASGVLEDDTDYKGRLSLEEGKALSISSVTVQDARTFMCQVGAGSYGMGESSTELRVYKVPKTPEIEPSSGGISVRSNEVPEIAKCLSRNSFPPPNITWHKNGEQLHPKENEVMMQSTLTRESSGLYTVSSVLYAPVTREDRHSRYHCTVHYWLRGQQHALESQEVKLNIFYSTKHLKMQVVSSSALVKEGDNVTLVCEADGNPPPVFSFFKKNLDEWQDLSSPESDGGVLNLHDVNKSSSGTYRCQSLDLDDLSQKEEDVDLVVNYIEGVRVKMEPSSNLREGDDVKLSCDAHSPVALNYQWSDGKGEKVGEGNQLVLRNLTFETSKTFSCKVMAPSVPGLEQSKQVFVTVEGKPRIVAISSPLYVRQDEVVNLTCKAIAFPRPTVQWSINGTAHEYMDNQHIASNLTVRVSHDLLQAGAKCRVSNTLGVSEKHIQLVDQKSTAESQGVIIVAIIVAILVVAVLGAVIYFLHKKGKIPCGRAGKQDITKPEARKDKIVVEVKSDKLSEEAGLLQGANGEKRAAADQSEKYIDLRN from the exons ATGGCTGGGGGGCGGTGGCCGGCGGGGCTcgccctgggctggggctgctgcctcctgctctgctgcg ctgcagccagcaagcTGGAGATCTCCATGCCAGCTGTGGTGGAAGTGGAGATCGGGGGCACAGCCAGGATCGAGTGCAACTTCTACATCCCTGAAAATGCTTCCTACACCTACATCGACTGGTTCTAC ATGGACCGCAGCAACAGGCAGGTGAGGCTGTACCACGTCACGGCCAGCGGCGTCCTGGAGGATGACACGGACTACAAGGGGCGGCTGTCACTGGAGGAGGGCAAGGCCCTGTCTATCAGCTCAGTGACGGTGCAGGACGCCAGGACCTTCATGTGCCAGGTGGGAGCTGGCAGCTACGGCATGGGCGAGAGCAGCACCGAGCTCAGAGTCTACA AGGTCCCCAAGACCCCTGAGATTGAGCCCAGCTCAGGAGGCATCTCCGTGAGGAGCAATGAGGTCCCAGAG ATTGCCAAGTGCTTGAGCAGAAACAGCTTCCCACCTCCTAACATCACATGGCACAAGAACGGGGAGCAGCTGCACCCAAAGGAGAACG AGGTGATGATGCAGTCGACGCTGACGCGCGAGTCGAGCGGGCTGTACACGGTGAGCAGCGTGCTGTACGCGCCCGTCACGCGCGAGGACCGCCACTCCCGCTACCACTGCACCGTGCACTACTGGCTGCGGGGACAGCAGCACGCCCTGGAGTCACAGGAGGTCAAGCTCAACATCTTCT ACTCCACCAAGCACTTGAAGATGCAGGTGGTGTCGTCCTCGGCGCTGGTGAAGGAAGGGGACAATGTGACGCTGGTCTGTGAGGCTGATGGGAACCCACCGCCTGTCTTCAGCTTCTTTAAGAAAAAC CTGGATGAGTGGCAGGATCTGTCGTCGCCAGAGTCCGACGGCGGGGTCCTGAACCTGCACGACGTGAAcaagagcagcagtggcacGTACAGGTGCCAGTCACTGGACCTGGATGATTTGTCACAGAAAGAGGAGGATGTGGATCTTGTTGTGAACT ACATTGAAGGGGTCCGTGTGAAGATGGAGCCATCCTCAAACCTTCGCGAAGGGGATGACGTGAAGCTGAGCTGTGATGCCCACAGCCCCGTGGCCCTGAATTACCAGTGGAGTGATGGGAAG GGCGAGAAGGTGGGGGAAGGGAACCAGCTCGTCCTGAGGAACCTCACCTTTGAAACCTCCAAAACCTTCAGCTGCAAGGTGATGGCCCCGAgcgtgccagggctggagcagagcaagcAGGTGTTCGTGACTGTTGAGG GGAAGCCGCGGATCGTGGCCATCAGCTCCCCGCTGTACGTGCGGCAGGACGAGGTGGTCAACCTGACTTGCAAGGCCATCGCCTTTCCCCGTCCCACCGTCCAGTGGAGCATCAACGGCACG gctcaCGAGTACATGGACAACCAGCACATCGCCAGCAACCTGACGGTGCGGGTGAGCCACGACCTGCTGCAGGCGGGAGCCAAGTGCCGGGTGTCCAACACGCTGGGTGTCAGTGAGAAGCACATCCAGCTGGTGG ATCAAAAGTCAACAGCAGAGAGCCAAGGGGTGATCATCGTGGCCATCATCGTGGCCATCCTCGTGGTGGCCGTGCTGGGCGCTGTCATCTACTTCCTGCACAAGAAAGGCAAGATCCCGTGTGGCCGTGCCGGGAAGCAGGACAT CACAAAGCCAGAGGCCCGTAAAGACAAGATTGTAGTTGAAGTTAAGTCAGATAAACTTTCCGAAGAGGCGGGGCTCCTGCAGGGCGCCAACGGCGAGAAGAGAGCCGCAGCTGACCAG AGCGAGAAATACATCGATCTGAGAAACTAG
- the RNF26 gene encoding E3 ubiquitin-protein ligase RNF26 has product MDVLFALLRGLRLLVDLLLLVLDLNFFLVSSLVSALLWLLAAASSLPAAAAAAALACWDALVLVRGCCGAMEGMRAAGHLVSHLALRGRELAQRGLGAVLGCGQALGRQLCEALAIGTSLLMYLVNSLVNVCLIGTQNLFTLLAALWDSLAGPVLRVTDLLAAFLAHVSSGAIAVSILLWSPCQMAFELLCSATNLFISVFFVNVYGLGLLLLIVVVSAFVFNPGLLWTVTGYLLGYFHTLPSFRRLQRDVWRLYQVAVLTLGVAMTSQPWRRLVDWSLQVTDWSLQVTNWSWGGGRMVNQGSDQRRAVAAPRAPAPGRVTPGQLPAEQEEQLGAEQGPQPRPALSRAGAGQRHQTSREEPGTSWWKAPRKQQLNATAGNAEGTPDNDPWVLLKEQEERKKCVICQDQTKTVLLLPCRHLCLCQECTEVLLQQDIYQRNCPLCRQMILQTLNVYL; this is encoded by the coding sequence ATGGACGTGCTGTTCGCGCTGCTCCGCGGGCTGCGCCTGCTCGTcgacctgctgctgctggtgctcgACCTCAACTTCTTCCTGGTGTCCTCGCTGGTGTCCGcgctgctgtggctgctggccGCGGCCTCCAGCCTGcccgcggccgcggccgccgcggcgCTGGCGTGCTGGGATGCGCTGGTGCTGGTGCGGGGGTGCTGCGGGGCCATGGAGGGCATGCGGGCGGCCGGGCACCTGGTGTCGCACCTGGCGCTGCGGGGCCGCGAGCTGGCGCAGCGCGGGCTGGGCGCCGTGCTGGGCTGCGGGCAGGCGCTGGGCCGGCAGCTGTGCGAGGCGCTGGCCATCGGCACCAGCCTGCTGATGTACCTGGTCAACAGCCTGGTCAACGTGTGTCTCATCGGCACCCAGAACCTCTTCACGCTGCTCGCCGCCCTCTGGGACTCGCTGGCCGGGCCCGTCCTTAGGGTCACGGACCTGCTGGCCGCGTTCCTGGCGCACGTGTCCAGCGGCGCCATCGCCGTGTCCATCCTGCTGTGGTCGCCGTGCCAGATGGCCTTCGAGCTGCTCTGCTCCGCCACCAACCTCTTCATCAGCGTCTTCTTTGTCAATGTCTACGGCCTGGGCTTGCTGCTGCTCATCGTGGTGGTCAGCGCCTTCGTGTTCAACCCCGGGCTGCTGTGGACGGTGACGGGATACCTGCTGGGCTACTTCCACACGCTGCCCTCCTTCCGCCGCCTGCAGCGGGACGTGTGGCGGCTCTACCAGGTGGCCGTGCTGACCCTGGGCGTGGCCATGACCTCCCAGCCCTGGCGCAGGCTGGTGGACTGGAGCCTGCAGGTGACCGACTGGAGCCTGCAGGTGACCAactggagctggggaggaggcaggaTGGTGAACCAGGGGAGTGACCAGCGacgggctgtggctgcccccaGAGCCCCGGCCCCCGGCAGGGTGACCCCGGGCCAGCTGCCGGccgagcaggaggagcagctgggtgcAGAGCAGGGGCCGCAGCCACGGCCTGCTCTGAGCCGTGCTGGGGCAGGACAACGTCACCAGACATCCAGGGAAGAACCAGGCACGTCCTGGTGGAAAGCTCcgaggaagcagcagctgaacgCGACAGCCGGGAATGCTGAGGGAACCCCCGACAACGacccctgggtgctgctgaaAGAACAAGAGGAGCGTAAGAAATGTGTCATCTGCCAGGACCAGACCAAgacagtcctgctgctgccctgcaggcacctgtgcctgtgccaggagTGCACAGaagtgctcctgcagcaggacatCTACCAGCGCAACTGCCCCCTGTGCCGCCAGATGATCCTGCAGACCCTCAACGTGTACCTGTGA
- the MFRP gene encoding membrane frizzled-related protein has translation MKDFTEITLCPEALDRSKTEFCNPVFEGEEPRAAPSAENPPDKDGTGPAPRRDRLGQQLWGQVGWRYRADCKFTWLCVALMSTILLFLISLLLGIVIHQLTSPHPPGAPATALPARGTATTTTAPPRRDPPAPGTAASPTESWLPTARAAVPACGGTLRGPEGSFSSPNYPGPYPPNALCVWRIEVGAGLAIQLRMEAFSVEGTASCLFDRLELYEEPGSGGTAPAPARGAPTRFCGNVPPPTFNSNSDRLRVTFVSDSSVGAQGFSARYRAVTPAEKSCAWDEHLCDQGLCLQPGFVCDGFHDCTDKSDEANCSLKHRECGGPLTALEGHLSTPNHPQPYPHQQLCLWQISVPLGHVIDLHFHNFSLESHGDCSFDFVEVHDSAGTGAASLMGRFCGHQLPPTLTSSRHVMTVLFVADEGVADDGFFATYHARNATEKTCSPAEFSCGNGECQALESVCDGWHDCPDGTDELNCTGVSYPAFGSVCEPVEVEMCLGLGYNATSFPNIWLAIPDQEGAAEVLQDYQTLMELACYQHLRLLICSLFVPKCTPDGGVLQPCRAVCLAAELRCQQSLGLLGILWPINCNILPDSNDPVECFQP, from the exons ATGAAAGACTTCACCGAAATCACGCTTTGCCCCGAGGCTCTGGACCGCAGCAAG ACCGAGTTCTGCAATCCCGTTTTTGAGGGCGAGGAGCCCCGGGCGGCACCGAGCGCGGAGAACCCTCCAGACAAGGATGGGACCGGCCCCGCACCACGCCGGGACCGCCTCG gccagcagctctggggacaggTGGGCTGGAGGTACCGCGCCGACTGCAAGTTCACCTGGCTCTGCGTGGCTCTGATGAGCACCATCCTGCTCTTCCTCATCTCCCTCCTGCTCGGCATCGTCATCCACC AACTGACGTCCCCACACCCACCCGGCGCCCCGGCCACAGCCCTGCCCGCCCgtggcactgccaccaccaccacagcacCCCCCCGAAGGGACCCTCCGGCCCCCGGAACAGCTGCCAGCCCAACCGAGAGCTGGCTGCCCACGGCCCGCGCGGCAGTACCGG CCTGCGGAGGGACCCTGCGGGGCCCGGAGGGCTCCTTCAGCTCGCCCAACTACCCCGGCCCCTACCCCCCCAACGCCCTCTGTGTCTGGCGCATCGAGGTGGGCGCCGGGCTCGCCATCCAGCTGCGGATGGAGGCGTTCAGCGTGGAGGGCACCGCCTCCTGCCTCTTCGACCGCCTGGAGCTCTACGAAGAGCCGGGCTCTGGcggcacagcccctgccccagctcgGGGGGCCCCGACCAG GTTTTGTGGCAACGTGCCCCCTCCGACCTTCAACTCCAACTCCGACCGCCTGCGGGTCACCTTCGTCTCCGACAGCAGCGTGGGCGCCCAGGGCTTCAGCGCCCGCTACCGCGCCGTGACCCCGGCCGAGA AGAGCTGCGCCTGGGACGAGCACTTGTGTGACCAGGGGCTGTGCCTCCAGCCGGGCTTTGTGTGCGACGGCTTCCACGACTGCACGGACAAGAGCGACGAGGCCAACTGCAGCCTGAAGCACAGAG AGTGTGGGGGGCCGCTGACCGCCTTGGAGGGACACTTgtccaccccaaaccacccccagCCGTACCCGCACCAGCAG ctGTGCCTCTGGCAGATCTCGGTGCCCCTGGGCCACGTCATCGACCTGCACTTCCACAACTTCAGCCTGGAGTCGCACGGGGACTGCAGCTTCGACTTCGTGGAGGTGCACGACAGCGCGGGCACGGGGGCTGCCAGCCTCATGGGCAG GTTCTGTGGCCACCAGCTGCCACCCACCCTGACCTCCTCACGGCATGTCATGACCGTCCTCTTCGTGGCAGACGAGGGAGTAGCAGATGATGGGTTCTTTGCCACCTACCACGCCCGCAATGCCACAGAGA AGACCTGCAGCCCCGCGGAGTTTTCCTGTGGGAATGGCGAGTGCCAGGCGCTGGAGTCCGTGTGTGACGGCTGGCACGACTGCCCCGACGGCACTGACGAGCTCAACTGCACCGGGGTGTCCTACCCGGCCTTCG GGTCTGTCTGCGAGCCCGTGGAAGTGGAGAtgtgcctggggctgggctaCAACGCCACCTCCTTCCCCAACATCTGGCTGGCCATCCCAGACCAGGAGGGAGCCGCCGAGGTGCTGCAGGACTACCAG ACGCTGATGGAGCTGGCGTGTTACCAGCACCTCCGCCTGCTCATCTGCAGCCTCTTCGTGCCCAAGTGCACCCCAGACGGCggggtgctgcagccctgccgGGCCGTGTGCCTGGCGGCCGAGCTGCGCTGCCAGCAGTCCCTCGGCCTCCTCGGCATCCTCTGGCCCATCAACTGCAACATCCTGCCCGATTCCAACGACCCCGTAGAGTGCTTCCAGCCCTGA
- the MCAM gene encoding cell surface glycoprotein MUC18 isoform X2, which translates to MAGGRWPAGLALGWGCCLLLCCAAASKLEISMPAVVEVEIGGTARIECNFYIPENASYTYIDWFYMDRSNRQVRLYHVTASGVLEDDTDYKGRLSLEEGKALSISSVTVQDARTFMCQVGAGSYGMGESSTELRVYKVPKTPEIEPSSGGISVRSNEVPEIAKCLSRNSFPPPNITWHKNGEQLHPKENEVMMQSTLTRESSGLYTVSSVLYAPVTREDRHSRYHCTVHYWLRGQQHALESQEVKLNIFYSTKHLKMQVVSSSALVKEGDNVTLVCEADGNPPPVFSFFKKNLDEWQDLSSPESDGGVLNLHDVNKSSSGTYRCQSLDLDDLSQKEEDVDLVVNYIEGVRVKMEPSSNLREGDDVKLSCDAHSPVALNYQWSDGKGEKVGEGNQLVLRNLTFETSKTFSCKVMAPSVPGLEQSKQVFVTVEGKPRIVAISSPLYVRQDEVVNLTCKAIAFPRPTVQWSINGTAHEYMDNQHIASNLTVRVSHDLLQAGAKCRVSNTLGVSEKHIQLVDQKSTAESQGVIIVAIIVAILVVAVLGAVIYFLHKKGKIPCGRAGKQDIARNTSI; encoded by the exons ATGGCTGGGGGGCGGTGGCCGGCGGGGCTcgccctgggctggggctgctgcctcctgctctgctgcg ctgcagccagcaagcTGGAGATCTCCATGCCAGCTGTGGTGGAAGTGGAGATCGGGGGCACAGCCAGGATCGAGTGCAACTTCTACATCCCTGAAAATGCTTCCTACACCTACATCGACTGGTTCTAC ATGGACCGCAGCAACAGGCAGGTGAGGCTGTACCACGTCACGGCCAGCGGCGTCCTGGAGGATGACACGGACTACAAGGGGCGGCTGTCACTGGAGGAGGGCAAGGCCCTGTCTATCAGCTCAGTGACGGTGCAGGACGCCAGGACCTTCATGTGCCAGGTGGGAGCTGGCAGCTACGGCATGGGCGAGAGCAGCACCGAGCTCAGAGTCTACA AGGTCCCCAAGACCCCTGAGATTGAGCCCAGCTCAGGAGGCATCTCCGTGAGGAGCAATGAGGTCCCAGAG ATTGCCAAGTGCTTGAGCAGAAACAGCTTCCCACCTCCTAACATCACATGGCACAAGAACGGGGAGCAGCTGCACCCAAAGGAGAACG AGGTGATGATGCAGTCGACGCTGACGCGCGAGTCGAGCGGGCTGTACACGGTGAGCAGCGTGCTGTACGCGCCCGTCACGCGCGAGGACCGCCACTCCCGCTACCACTGCACCGTGCACTACTGGCTGCGGGGACAGCAGCACGCCCTGGAGTCACAGGAGGTCAAGCTCAACATCTTCT ACTCCACCAAGCACTTGAAGATGCAGGTGGTGTCGTCCTCGGCGCTGGTGAAGGAAGGGGACAATGTGACGCTGGTCTGTGAGGCTGATGGGAACCCACCGCCTGTCTTCAGCTTCTTTAAGAAAAAC CTGGATGAGTGGCAGGATCTGTCGTCGCCAGAGTCCGACGGCGGGGTCCTGAACCTGCACGACGTGAAcaagagcagcagtggcacGTACAGGTGCCAGTCACTGGACCTGGATGATTTGTCACAGAAAGAGGAGGATGTGGATCTTGTTGTGAACT ACATTGAAGGGGTCCGTGTGAAGATGGAGCCATCCTCAAACCTTCGCGAAGGGGATGACGTGAAGCTGAGCTGTGATGCCCACAGCCCCGTGGCCCTGAATTACCAGTGGAGTGATGGGAAG GGCGAGAAGGTGGGGGAAGGGAACCAGCTCGTCCTGAGGAACCTCACCTTTGAAACCTCCAAAACCTTCAGCTGCAAGGTGATGGCCCCGAgcgtgccagggctggagcagagcaagcAGGTGTTCGTGACTGTTGAGG GGAAGCCGCGGATCGTGGCCATCAGCTCCCCGCTGTACGTGCGGCAGGACGAGGTGGTCAACCTGACTTGCAAGGCCATCGCCTTTCCCCGTCCCACCGTCCAGTGGAGCATCAACGGCACG gctcaCGAGTACATGGACAACCAGCACATCGCCAGCAACCTGACGGTGCGGGTGAGCCACGACCTGCTGCAGGCGGGAGCCAAGTGCCGGGTGTCCAACACGCTGGGTGTCAGTGAGAAGCACATCCAGCTGGTGG ATCAAAAGTCAACAGCAGAGAGCCAAGGGGTGATCATCGTGGCCATCATCGTGGCCATCCTCGTGGTGGCCGTGCTGGGCGCTGTCATCTACTTCCTGCACAAGAAAGGCAAGATCCCGTGTGGCCGTGCCGGGAAGCAGGACAT AGCGAGAAATACATCGATCTGA
- the C1QTNF5 gene encoding LOW QUALITY PROTEIN: complement C1q tumor necrosis factor-related protein 5 (The sequence of the model RefSeq protein was modified relative to this genomic sequence to represent the inferred CDS: deleted 4 bases in 2 codons), producing the protein MGLFFFFPLSCSFWLPKPLISFGVWEERRGEEGVERLPLLGPSSERSGQEEPQPFHSGEQRGPDRNRGITPLQDKMKQLFLLFLLGLIIRSLQIEDNKIPGLCSGQPGIPGTPGLHGGQGLPGRDGRDGRDGATGMPGEKGEMGPPGVPGPRGEMGSPGVDGLHGEKGAQGECAVAPRSAFSAKRSESRSPPLADQPILFDVVLINEQGHYDPTTGKFTCEVPGLYYFAVHATVYRTSLQFDIMKNGHSIASFFQYYGNWPKPTSLSGGTLVRLEPEDEVWVQVGVGDYIGFYASVKTDSTFTGFLVYSYWQNSAVFA; encoded by the exons AtgggattatttttctttttccccttgtcTTGTAGCTTTTGGCTCCCAAAGCCCTTGATTTCCTTTGGAGTTTGGGAGGAGAGAcgtggggaggag ggggtgGAGAGGCTGCCTCTCTTAGGGCCTTCGTCAGAGCGAAGTGGCCAGGAAGAGCCTCAGCCCTTCCACAGCGGCGAGCAGCGAGGTCCC GACAGGAACCGCGGGATCACA cccctccaggacAAGATGaagcagctcttcctcctcttcctcctcggGCTCATCATCAGGTCCTTGCAGATTGAAGACAACAAGatccctgggctgtgctcagggcAGCCAGGCATCCCGGGGACCCCAGGCTTGCACGGGGGCCAGGGTTTGCCAGGCAGAGACGGACGAGATGGCCGGGATGGGGCCACGGGGATGCCAGGGGAGAAGGGCGAGATGGGCCCTCCTG gagTGCCCGGTCCCCGCGGGGAGATGGGCAGCCCCGGTGTGGACGGGCTGCACGGTGAGAAGGGGGCTCAGGGTGAGTGTGCCGTGGCCCCTCGCTCGGCCTTCAGCGCCAAGCGCTCCGAGTCCCGCAGCCCTCCCCTGGCTGACCAGCCTATCCTCTTCGACGTGGTGCTCATCAACGAGCAGGGCCACTACGACCCCACCACGGGCAAGTTCACCTGCGAGGTGCCCGGCCTGTACTACTTCGCCGTGCACGCCACCGTGTACCGCACCAGCCTGCAGTTCGACATCATGAAGAACGGCCACTCCATCGCCTCCTTCTTCCAGTACTACGGCAACTGGCCCAAGCCCACCTCGCTCTCGGGGGGCACCCTGGTCCGCCTGGAGCCCGAGGACGAGGTGTGGGTGCAGGTGGGCGTGGGGGACTACATCGGCTTCTACGCCAGCGTCAAGACGGACAGCACCTTCACCGGCTTCCTCGTCTACTCCTACTGGCAGAACTCCGCCGTGTTCGCCTGA